Proteins from a genomic interval of Lathamus discolor isolate bLatDis1 chromosome 11, bLatDis1.hap1, whole genome shotgun sequence:
- the LOC136020424 gene encoding protein FAM83D-like, translating into MANPSQWLEEGAGLWPPRPPGPYSEAQRLALEELVAGGPEALRAFLRREQLPPFLSEPEVQAIARGALPPAAAPEPAAEPLAGVSLDASSLTYFPERSDLEPPALELGWPGFASGAFRGLTRVEAHFQPGCGDSIYGCKEAVRRQIRSARQVIALVMDAFTDTDIFSDLQDAFNNRKVPVYILLDQDSLPHFLEMCNNLGVCPEQESLLRVRALTGSTYYLRSGAKIVGKAHEKFMLIDGIRVTTGSYSFTWSDGKLNSSNLLLLSGQVAEHFDIQFRILYAQSMPISPKCLSSCRNSGIFNHLVSRIESSKEYTVEGNLRAEFARLSSTPKKLLKEPDEAEDSSGENSCNLGHSCLSEEAIEFSNRVAIVDRRSTSTQTGPWEEKPAATVCNAATQTYFVTAETGTQASVTARMTGTQTSVLLKTAVTQTRENEYTETPMLHRKLSKEGSSLSGKAVSSSSLWSLSSSSSQCSLASSTGSVSSLRSFEYPVRHRADYFQKLHKERQFHYSTIRSKLSHMVHILSRRGHEPESYVSQYMGRCHLKQRRDISASLRSLQDLSLYSLNKR; encoded by the exons ATGGCGAACCCGTCGCAGTGGCTGGAGGAGGGTGCCGGGCTCTGGCCGCCGCGGCCGCCCGGGCCGTACAGCGAGGCGCAGCGGCTGGcgctggaggagctggtggcGGGCGGCCCCGAGGCGCTGCGCGCCTTCCTGCGGCGGGAGCAGCTGCCGCCGTTCCTCTCGGAGCCCGAGGTGCAGGCGATCGCGCGGGGCGCGCTGCCGCCCGCCGCGGCCCCGGAGCCGGCGGCCGAACCCTTGGCCGGCGTCTCCCTCGACGCCTCGTCGCTCACCTACTTCCCCGAGCGCTCGGACCTGGAGCCGCCGGcgctggagctgggctggccGGGCTTCGCCAGCGGCGCCTTCCGCGGGCTCACGCGGGTCGAGGCGCACTTCCAGCCCGGCTGCGGGGACAGCATCTACGGCTGCAAGGAGGCGGTGCGGCGCCAGATCCGCTCCGCGCGGCAG GTGATTGCCCTTGTGATGGATGCCTTCACAGATACCGATATCTTCAGTGACCTTCAGGATGCCTTTAACAACCGCAAAGTCCCTGTCTACATCCTTCTTGACCAGGATTCTCTACCCCATTTCTTGGAAATGTGCAACAATCTGGGAGTCTGTCCTGAGCAGGAAAGT ctgctgagaGTTCGAGCCCTCACGGGGAGCACGTACTACCTGAGATCAGGTGCCAAAATTGTTGGGAAAGCCCACGAGAAGTTCATGTTAATTGATGGCATTAGAGTGACAACAGGTTCATACAG TTTCACGTGGTCCGATGGGAAGCTGAACAGCAGTAACTTGCTGCTGTTGTCAGGGCAAGTGGCTGAACACTTTGACATCCAGTTCAGGATTCTTTATGCCCAGTCAATGCCCATCAGCCCTAAGTGTCTGTCCAGCTGCAGGAACAGTGGGATATTCAATCACCTGGTTAGCAGAATAGAGTCCTCTAAAGAATATACTGTGGAAGGCAACTTGAGAGCAGAATTTGCCAGATTGTCTAGTACTCCAAAGAAACTATTGAAAGAACCAGATGAGGCTGAAGATAGTTCTGGAGAAAACTCTTGTAACCTGGGGCATTCTTGCCTCTCTGAAGAGGCAATCGAGTTCAGCAATCGAGTGGCCATTGTGGATCGGAGAAGCACATCGACTCAAACTGGCCCATGGGAAGAGAAGCCAGCAGCAACTGTGTGTAATGCTGCCACGCAGACCTATTTTGTGACAGCAGAAACTGGCACGCAGGCATCAGTCACTGCTAGAATGACGGGCACTCAGACTTCAGTCTTGTTGAAAACTGCGGTGACACAGACAAGGGAAAATGAGTACACAGAAACACCCATGCTTCACAGAAAGTTGTCAAAGGAAGGATCTTCTCTGTCTGGAAAGGCTGTATCAAGTTCTAGTCTGTGGTCACTGTCTTCATCCTCATCCCAGTGCTCTCTTGCCAGCTCTACTGGCTCAGTATCTTCTCTCAGGTCCTTTGAATATCCTGTCCGTCACAGGGCAGATTATTTCCAAAAGCTGCACAAGGAGAGGCAGTTCCACTACTCCACTATCAGGTCGAAGCTGAGCCACATGGTACATATCCTGTCCCGGAGGGGCCATGAGCCTGAAAGCTATGTGTCCCAGTACATGGGAAGATGCCACCTGAAACAGAGGCGTGATATCAGTGCCAGCTTGCGCAGCCTCCAGGACCTTTCCCTGTATTCTCTGAATAAGCGATGA
- the LOC136020425 gene encoding protein FAM83D-B-like, giving the protein MFLPGRLISAASATRGFPAAGQSGACSTARCHRGAGRGGGRATGRGARPRSRYKAAAAAERSRSAPRAMANPSQWLEEGAGLWPPRPPGPYSEAQRLALEELVAGGPEALRAFLRREQLPPFLSEPEVQAIARGALPPAAAPDPAAEPLAGASLDASSLTYFPERSDLEPPALELGWPGFASGAFRGLTRVEAHFQPGCGDSIYGCKEAVRRQIRSARQMIALVMDFFTDTDIFKDLLEACSQRQVKAYILLDQSSFSHFLKMCKDLGVDLEQEKLMRIRNITGNTYYTRSGAKIVGKVCEKFMLIDGVRVTTGSYSFTWTDGKLNSSNILILSGPAVAHFDLEFRILYARSKPINLKELSSCRKNKVLDQVVSITVASRDLTRENFLRMEFLYLRAFVGNLKRKRSWLHASREAVYVSNNAMHASPPLTKRNGSLVMRPHWIIER; this is encoded by the exons ATGTTTCTCCCTGGGCGGCTGATCTCAGCCGCCTCTGCCACCCGCGGCTTTCCAGCTGCCGGGCAGAGCGGAGCCTGCTCGACTGCCCGCTGCCACCGCGGGGCCGGGCGCGGGGGGGGAAGAGCCACGGGGCGTGGGGCCCGCCCGCGGAGCCGCTATAAAGCGGCTGCCGCGGCCGAGCGGAGCCGGTCCGCGCCCCGCGCGATGGCGAACCCGTCGCAGTGGCTGGAGGAGGGCGCCGGGCTCTGGCCGCCGCGGCCGCCCGGGCCGTACAGCGAGGCGCAGCGGCTGGcgctggaggagctggtggcGGGCGGCCCCGAGGCGCTGCGCGCCTTCCTGCGGCGGGAGCAGCTGCCGCCGTTCCTCTCGGAGCCCGAGGTGCAGGCGATCGCGCGGGGCGCGCTGCCGCCCGCCGCGGCCCCGGATCCGGCGGCCGAACCCTTGGCCGGCGCCTCCCTCGACGCCTCGTCGCTCACCTACTTCCCCGAGCGCTCGGACCTGGAGCCGCCGGcgctggagctgggctggccGGGCTTCGCCAGCGGCGCCTTCCGCGGGCTCACGCGGGTCGAGGCGCACTTCCAGCCCGGCTGCGGGGACAGCATCTACGGCTGCAAGGAGGCGGTGCGGCGCCAGATCCGCTCCGCGCGGCAG ATGATTGCCCTGGTGATGGACTTCTTCACAGACACTGATATCTTCAAAGATCTCTTGGAAGCTTGTAGCCAGCGGCAAGTTAAAGCCTATATCCTTCTAGATCAGTCTTCATTTTCCCACTTTCTAAAAATGTGCAAGGATCTGGGAGTTGACCTTGAACAGGAAAAG TTGATGAGAATTCGAAATATCACGGGGAACACATACTACACGAGGTCGGGTGCCAAAATTGTTGGAAAAGTCTGTGAGAAGTTCATGTTAATTGATGGCGTTAGAGTGACAACAGGCTCCTACAG TTTCACGTGGACAGATGGGAAGCTGAACAGCAGTAACATTCTGATCCTGTCAGGTCCTGCAGTTGCACACTTTGACCTGGAATTTCGGATTCTTTATGCACGGTCAAAGCCTATCAACCTCAAAGAGTTATCCAGCTGCAGGAAGAATAAGGTGTTGGACCAGGTGGTCAGTATAACAGTGGCCTCCAGAGACTTGACTAGAGAAAACTTCCTGAGAATGGAGTTTTTGTATCTTAGAGCATTTGTAGGGAATCTCAAAAGGAAGCGAAGCTGGCTGCATGCCTCGAGGGAGGCCGTCTACGTGTCAAATAATGCAATGCATGCCTCTCCTCCACTGACTAAGAGGAATGGTTCCCTAGTTATGAGGCCACACTGGATCATAGAAAGATGA